Proteins from one Dysgonomonas sp. HDW5A genomic window:
- a CDS encoding choice-of-anchor J domain-containing protein: MKKYILLLATILTATFSGCDYNERNFDGFEDLSKPQNVATYEYTFAESDIPTIVKALNANKNAQDSATAKILNADKMFSASAEASTLIPYFLTTKYYAADVKSSAKVTYKYKEGRNETVTNLSTAPYTLTENDYKLIWGENVITALTPEKSPEKSIPTILTKNIASPTEGMFKNVEYYYSKEEPVSTTVENKIIEADFDAYPAGSGILVAIDGWINKDLKGNIGWQNIAYSNNNYAQISSYNSKTVNDVRLITKVIDLTKTTNPKFSFDIVVGKFSANCLSIELSENFDGKEANITTATWKDVTSSFTIPQPASGYTKWASAGTLDLKAYKGKKIYISFKYSGDDTSTPKKTTTYQIDNVKAFDEIIGKDVKNKELQYAAYEYKSSKWQLASSVISLQPSDYDAMGLKFLTTAQAPNYLPAYLKLKFPFAQEGNTKTIVYKTSATSCYADEYVYTAGKWAPNTFIIEKTEQFVFSNKGWVFDPTLHVVMQKGKADTDDYMMIVNYVKAHQAIDNPALISSYGDSEYYYGFSANYGNITYRDKDRSLDTTYPKSGTAAEKAAFMDQRTIEAIKIFLTLKYPNAQTQVNGIDQMAEVTGLVYSNPVSNNTNENWTYTMQCVGNKEWKYIQRESEYGTIEKAGE; the protein is encoded by the coding sequence ATGAAGAAATATATATTATTACTCGCAACAATACTCACAGCAACATTCTCGGGTTGTGATTATAACGAACGTAACTTCGATGGTTTTGAGGATTTATCAAAACCTCAGAATGTCGCGACTTACGAATATACTTTTGCAGAGTCAGACATACCTACTATTGTAAAAGCATTAAATGCCAATAAAAATGCACAGGACTCGGCTACTGCAAAAATTCTAAATGCAGACAAAATGTTTTCTGCGTCTGCGGAAGCCAGTACACTCATTCCATACTTCTTGACAACAAAATATTATGCAGCAGACGTTAAGTCATCTGCAAAGGTTACTTATAAGTACAAGGAAGGACGTAACGAAACTGTAACCAACCTATCTACAGCTCCCTATACTCTTACGGAAAATGATTACAAATTAATCTGGGGCGAGAATGTAATAACAGCTCTTACCCCGGAGAAATCTCCGGAGAAATCTATACCTACAATTCTCACTAAAAATATTGCTTCTCCTACCGAAGGAATGTTTAAGAACGTAGAGTATTATTACTCAAAAGAGGAGCCTGTTAGCACTACTGTGGAAAACAAAATTATTGAAGCAGATTTTGATGCTTATCCTGCCGGCTCGGGTATATTAGTTGCCATAGACGGATGGATCAACAAAGATCTAAAAGGTAATATCGGCTGGCAAAATATCGCTTACTCAAATAATAATTATGCCCAGATATCATCTTATAATTCAAAAACGGTGAATGATGTAAGATTAATTACTAAAGTAATTGATTTAACAAAAACAACCAACCCTAAATTTTCATTTGATATTGTAGTTGGTAAATTTTCCGCTAATTGCTTATCAATCGAATTATCTGAAAATTTTGATGGTAAAGAAGCCAACATTACAACTGCAACATGGAAAGATGTAACTTCCAGCTTTACAATACCTCAACCGGCCAGTGGATATACTAAATGGGCTAGTGCAGGTACATTGGATTTGAAAGCATATAAAGGCAAAAAAATCTATATATCATTCAAATACTCAGGAGACGATACTTCAACTCCAAAGAAAACTACAACTTATCAAATTGATAATGTAAAGGCTTTTGATGAAATCATAGGTAAGGATGTAAAAAACAAAGAATTGCAATATGCGGCATACGAATACAAAAGTTCGAAATGGCAACTTGCATCTTCTGTTATATCTCTTCAACCGTCCGATTATGATGCAATGGGCCTTAAGTTCTTAACTACAGCTCAAGCGCCTAATTACCTTCCTGCATATCTAAAACTTAAGTTCCCTTTTGCACAAGAAGGAAATACCAAAACAATAGTATATAAAACATCTGCAACATCATGCTATGCTGATGAATACGTATATACAGCAGGAAAATGGGCTCCTAATACTTTCATCATAGAAAAAACCGAACAATTTGTATTCTCAAATAAAGGTTGGGTATTTGATCCTACTTTACATGTAGTAATGCAAAAAGGGAAAGCAGATACAGACGATTACATGATGATTGTAAACTATGTGAAAGCTCATCAGGCAATAGATAATCCTGCGCTAATTAGCAGCTATGGAGACTCTGAATACTATTATGGCTTCAGTGCAAACTATGGTAATATCACTTATCGTGATAAAGACAGGTCTCTGGATACAACATATCCTAAATCGGGAACTGCTGCCGAGAAAGCTGCATTCATGGATCAACGAACTATAGAGGCTATAAAGATATTTTTAACCCTAAAGTATCCGAATGCTCAGACTCAAGTAA